The window TACACTGCCGTACAGACGTCCCAGACCCCGGCGGCATGCTGTTGCTGAACACAGATGGCTGCGGGGCGCGGACTGTTCGTCTGTCACCCGGCGCATCCCTGGAGGGAACTGGGTGGGTCCTCTGTCCTGCTGCGCAGACTGTCGGACCGGCCGTTGCTCCGCCTCCGCCGAACGTACGCCCCTGCCGGGAGCACGCCCAGGATGCCGGGACTCCGGCACCACCGCACCCGCTGCCGGATGGTCTTCTGAACCGAGGCGTCATGCCCCTTCCCCAGCTCACCGTGTACCGCCAGGACCGAGAGATTCGGGCGCTGATCACCCTGTCCGGTGAGATCGACCTGGAATCCGTGCCCTTGGTGCGCACGTCCCTGGAGCGGTGCCTGCGGGACGGTATCCGCGCCATCGACGTCGACCTCATCTCCGTCACCTTCTGCGACTGCACCGGACTCAACGCATTCCTCCGCGCCGCGCAACAGGCCACCGTGGTCGGCGGGACCCTGCGACTGCACCATCCGCCACCGACTCTGGCTCGGATTCTCCACCTCGTCGGCTGCGGGTTCCTGCTCCTCGGCCTACCGTTCGAACACGTGCCACCTCCTCTCGTGGACACCCCGGCCACGCCCGTTCCAGCCCCGCCGCACAGTCCTGTCCCGCTTGCGCCTGTTCTCTCGGGCGATGTGCGATGACGGTGGAACCCGGGCGGGGACAGTCACGGAAGCCGGCGGAGGGTGATCCCTCCGCCATGGCTCCGGTGCGGTTGCGTCGGCTGAACCGTTGGCTGGTGGAGGGCCTGCGTGAAGAACTGGCGGATCTGTACGTGGAGTCCCGCGTCACGGCGCCGGGTGACGCATACCGCCGTCCCGGCCGCCAGAACTTCTTGGCCCGTCTCACCACGGACATGCGCCGGCCGGGATTCGCCATGATGATCGGCGAGATGGACAGACTGATCGGATGCGCCTTCGGATTCCCGGTACGCGGCGACGACTCCTGGTGGTTCGACTTCGAGGAAGCATTGCCGTGCCGCATCGATCAACTCACGGTGTCCGGCGGTGTCTTCGCGTTCGGCGACATCATGATCCGGCCGCACCCGCAGGACCGGGCTC is drawn from Streptomyces bottropensis ATCC 25435 and contains these coding sequences:
- a CDS encoding STAS domain-containing protein, coding for MPLPQLTVYRQDREIRALITLSGEIDLESVPLVRTSLERCLRDGIRAIDVDLISVTFCDCTGLNAFLRAAQQATVVGGTLRLHHPPPTLARILHLVGCGFLLLGLPFEHVPPPLVDTPATPVPAPPHSPVPLAPVLSGDVR